A single Arachnia propionica DNA region contains:
- a CDS encoding leucine-rich repeat protein, translating into MSRLFFRRGVAMALVVGLGIAFQAPGAHADTVDLEVDAVTYRVDPDAPGQGATLVGFNRAKIARNLTIPATVTHNGTAYPVKRIGEEGLRSARLQAVTLPDGLEEIGKAAFYGNSIDDLVIPDSVVGIGEQAFMNNHMKTVVLPKKLAEIKASTFVNNNLTSIDLPAGLTTIGPAAFASCRLTSLVLPESVTSVGTSAFEANALTSVTIPKGLTSLAAGMFSNNKLTFVEIPETVTSLGSEVFAGNKLTSLKLPKSITTIPERAFHSNALTSVTLPEGLTEIQEAAFEYNNLTSLTIPAKVTTIAKRAFGSNALTSVRMEGPAPSIHAPGRWNPNVGSFGDPRDLKVSYYCHLSDGYTKPTWSGYTLAGECIVVTAKGSGATEPAKPSFDPNADDDGDGFTNGEEVEAGTDPFDPASHPARPAPSPSSTASPAPTPTGATSWAVKPVRPGLPRTGVTNS; encoded by the coding sequence ATGTCTCGTCTGTTCTTCCGCCGAGGGGTCGCGATGGCCCTCGTCGTCGGCCTGGGAATCGCCTTCCAGGCCCCGGGCGCCCACGCCGACACCGTCGACCTCGAGGTGGACGCGGTGACCTATCGCGTCGACCCGGACGCGCCCGGACAGGGGGCGACGCTGGTCGGGTTCAACCGGGCCAAGATAGCCCGCAACCTCACCATCCCCGCCACCGTCACCCACAACGGCACCGCTTATCCGGTCAAACGCATCGGTGAGGAGGGGCTGCGTTCGGCCCGCCTGCAGGCCGTCACGCTGCCCGACGGGCTGGAGGAGATCGGGAAGGCCGCCTTCTACGGCAACTCCATCGACGACCTGGTGATCCCGGACTCGGTGGTCGGCATCGGCGAGCAGGCGTTCATGAACAACCACATGAAAACCGTCGTGCTGCCGAAGAAACTCGCCGAGATCAAGGCGTCCACGTTCGTCAACAACAACCTCACCTCGATCGACCTTCCGGCCGGGCTCACGACCATCGGACCGGCGGCCTTCGCGTCGTGCCGCCTGACCTCGCTGGTGCTGCCCGAATCGGTAACCTCCGTCGGCACCTCCGCGTTCGAGGCGAACGCCCTGACCAGCGTCACCATCCCCAAGGGGTTGACGTCGCTGGCCGCGGGGATGTTCTCCAACAACAAACTCACATTCGTGGAGATCCCGGAGACCGTGACATCGCTGGGTAGTGAGGTGTTCGCGGGCAACAAACTCACCTCGCTGAAGCTGCCGAAATCCATCACCACCATCCCGGAGCGGGCCTTCCACAGCAACGCCCTGACGTCGGTGACCCTGCCGGAGGGACTCACCGAGATCCAGGAGGCCGCTTTTGAGTACAACAACCTCACCTCGCTGACCATTCCGGCCAAGGTCACCACCATCGCCAAACGCGCCTTCGGTAGCAATGCCCTTACCTCGGTGAGGATGGAGGGCCCCGCACCCAGCATCCACGCGCCCGGCCGCTGGAACCCCAACGTCGGTTCCTTCGGTGACCCGCGCGACCTGAAGGTCAGCTACTACTGCCACCTCTCCGACGGCTACACCAAACCCACGTGGAGCGGCTACACCCTCGCCGGCGAGTGCATCGTCGTCACGGCCAAGGGTAGCGGCGCTACCGAACCCGCCAAGCCGTCCTTCGACCCGAACGCCGACGACGACGGCGACGGTTTCACCAACGGCGAGGAGGTGGAGGCGGGAACCGACCCGTTCGATCCGGCCAGTCACCCGGCCCGGCCTGCCCCGTCCCCGTCGTCGACCGCTTCGCCGGCCCCCACCCCGACCGGCGCCACCAGCTGGGCCGTGAAGCCGGTCCGCCCGGGTCTGCCGAGGACCGGAGTCACCAATTCCTGA
- a CDS encoding immunity 53 family protein codes for MSALERFQDWYLAQCDGKWEGDRGITVGTLDGPGWRVSVDLTGTYLENAGFEEFVVERLEDDWAHARVVESTEPAWHRRFEAFCGPRSLTEALEIFLDWAESPEG; via the coding sequence ATGAGCGCCCTGGAACGTTTTCAGGACTGGTACCTGGCGCAGTGCGATGGGAAGTGGGAAGGTGACCGTGGAATCACGGTCGGCACCCTCGATGGCCCGGGCTGGCGGGTCTCGGTTGATCTGACGGGCACCTATCTGGAGAACGCCGGGTTTGAGGAGTTCGTCGTGGAACGTCTTGAGGACGACTGGGCCCACGCCCGCGTCGTGGAATCCACCGAGCCGGCCTGGCATCGCCGCTTCGAGGCGTTCTGCGGGCCCAGGAGCCTCACCGAGGCCCTGGAAATTTTCCTCGATTGGGCGGAATCCCCGGAGGGATGA